The Bacteroides sp. AN502(2024) DNA segment ATTCCGTGTGAGACATCAAGTGATTAAAGAAACGGATGGCAATCTGGTTGAACAGAATACTGATAAGAAAGACCAAGGGGGGCAACGCTTTATAGAGTACGAACGTACTTATCTTGCTCAACGGAGTTTGAAGAACAATGGTAATACTGATAATAATAAAGTGCAATATACCGAAAATTAAGGAGATGCGTGCCGATACGACAGCGGCTTCCGCTCCTTGTGCATATAAACGTTTGTTACAATAGCCTATTTGTTTTAGGAAGTGGTTGATGAACCTTTTCTTATGCATATAAAGGATCAACATCGGAATGAGAATGCTGACTTCCAAAGTAAGCGGAAGTGCACCGGGAGGAACATAATCACCGGGCATGAGAACTGTCACAGATAGTAGTGCCAGTACTCCGGTCGCTATATAGAGGATGAAATTAGGAATTAATATTCCCTTACGTCGATAAGAAAGATATATACCTATAAGCCCCATACCTGTACCAATATAAATAGCCGTATCTTGCGTTATAAGTCCACATAATAAAATGGAAATAATAACGGGGATAAAGCCCAACGACATGTTAAATGCGGTAGAAAGTATTCCTTTATGATCCATCTCTATATTTATGTTTATTTGTCGGTCCTATGTATTAACAAATGGTGTGTGTGTTTTGTTTGTTAACGAATATGCTTCTCTGCGTGGTAGGAAGAACGAACAAGAGGGGCACTCTCTACGATGTTGAACCCTTTCTCCAAACCGACAGTTTTATATTTCACGAATTGCAGTGGGGTGATGTATGCCGCAACGGGATAATGTCGGCGACTCGGTTGCAGGTATTGACCTATGGTAAGGATCTGGCAACCGGCTGCTAGCAGATCATCCATCAAAGTCTCGACTTCTTCAGGAGTTTCCCCCAAGCCGACCATAATGCCGCTTTTTGATTTAACTCCCTTTTCGGAAATGTGTCTGATGACCTGCAAACTTGTATCATAATTTGCTGCGCTGCGCACTAGCGGACTAATGCGGCGTACCGTTTCCATATTATGTGATATGATGTCGGGGCGGGAGTCGATTACTAAATCTACCAACTCCATTCTGCCTTGAAAATCCGGAATCAGTACTTCAATGGTTGTCTGTGGATTCAACCGCTTTACTTCCCGGATGGTACGTGCCCAATGTTCAGCTCCCAAATCAGGTAAATCATCCCGGTCTACAGAAGTGATGACGGCATGATTCAGTTTCATCAGTGCGACGGATTCTGCTACATGGGTAGGCTCATTTGCATCTAACGGGTGCGGGCGTCCCGTTTGTGTGTTACAAAATTTACAGCTACGTGTGCAGATGTCACCACCAATCATGAAGGTCGCAGTTCCTTTTCCCCAACATTCCCCCATATTAGGGCAACGCCCACTGCTACATATCGTGTGTAAGCAGTGGGAGTCAACAATTCGTTTGGTTTCGGTGTATCGTTCGTTTGCACCGATATTAATTTTCAGCCATTCGGGTTTACGTACTCTGTCTGTCATTATAAATTGTTCAAGAAAAAGTTAGTCAATCGTGTGTACAGGTGTTGGCGGGTATTGCCACCATATATTCCGTGATTACGGTTTGTGTACACTTGCATATCAAATTGTTTTCCAAGCTGAACTAACAGCTCGGCATATTCTGTGCAGTTTTGGAAGTGAACATTGTCATCCGCCATGCCATGTACCAGCAACAGGTTTCCATGAAGTTTGTCGGCACGGGTGAAGGCTGATGACTCCTTATATCCTTCCGCATTTTCTTTGGGAGTGCGCATGAAACGTTCGGTATAAATCGTATCATAGAAACGCCAGTCGGTTGGTGCGGCTACTGCTACTCCGGCTTTGAATACGGGGGTTCCTTCGCTCATGCTCATCAGAGTCATGTAGCCGCCATAACTCCAACCCCAGATACCGATGCGGTTTTTGTCCACATACGCTTGTTTGCCGAGATAGAGTGCTGTTTCCACTTGGTCTTTGGCTTCTTTGACTCCGATTTTCAAATAGGTACATTTCTCAAAAGCTTCTCCACGGCCTCCGGTACCGCGACCGTCTACACATACCACGATATAACCGAGGCTTGCCATGTACGTTTCCCAGCTGATTTCCCAAGTATCCAATACCTGTTGAGAACCCGGACCGCTATATTGATACATCAGTACCGGATATTTTTTGGATGTGGAGAAGTTTACCGGTTTCATCATCCAGCCATTCAATTTCACACCATCTGTAGTCTGGAAAGTAAAGAACTCCTTTTGTGGTACAGCATATCCGGACATCGTTTGTTTCAACGCATCATTCGTAATAAGCGTTTTGAGCGTTTTGCCTGAATGATCGTTCAAAGTAACTAACAAAGGAGTATCCAGGCTAGAGAACTTGTTCATGTAATACTTCATCGATTTGCTGAAGATCGGCGTATTGGTTCCTGTCTGTTGAGACAATTTGGTCTTTTTGCCTTTCTTGTCTATTTTATAGACAGCTTTACGCAGAGGGCTCTCTTCGTTGCTGGTATAATAGAAAGAGCCGTCTTCTTCATTATATCCAAGGAAATCTTTCACTTCGAACTTACCATTGGTAACCTTTTTGATTAGGTTACCTCCCATGCTATACCAGTAGAGATGACTGTAACCGTCACGTTCACTAAGCAGGCTGAAATATTCCGGATAGAACCGGATGTTATCGAAAATATTCCCCTTGATGTAATAAGGAGATTCATCACGAAGTATTAGTTTGCAAAGTGTTGACCGAGGATCGGCAAAGTAGAGATCGAAACGATTTTGATGACGGTTCAGTGTCATGATAGCCAATTTGTTGGCATCTTTTGTGAAGCGGATACGCGGAATGTATCCATCTGCATCCAGCGGGAGTTTCATTGTACGGGTGACATGTGATTTTATGTCGTATGTGCGTACTTCTACTTTTGAATTCGGGTATCCGGCTTTCGGATATTTGTAGGTATATTCACTCGGATAATCTCTTAACGCATCCATACGGGGGGCTTGTCCGGCAAATACAGGGAAAGAGTAGGAGGGAACTTTTGATTCATCGAAACGGATGAAAGCAATCAGGGTATTGTCGGCACTGAATTCCAAAGCACGGTCGAAACCGAACTCCTCTTCATATACCCAGTCGGGAATGCCGTTGATTACAGAGTTTTGTTTGCCATCTTCGGTGATTTGGCTTTCACTGTTGCCATAAAGCAGCTTAACAAGAAATATGTTATTGTCACGGACAAAAGCAATCATTGTACCGTCTGGAGAAAAGACGGGTACTTGTTGAGGTCCGCCGTCAGACAGCCGTTCAATAATGTTGTTTGTCGTAACGCCCTTGTCATTTCGTTTCAAAGGGTAAATGTAATGTACGGCTGTGTATGAATGCCTATATATCGGTGTCGTTTTGGTAGCAATCAGTAATTTCTGACCGTCGGGAGAGAATTGATAACTGTCGAAGTGCTTGAAGTCACATTCGCGTGTAGTGCTTACATCGAAAATCACTTCTACTTTCTCACCTGTCTTGAAAGAGTATTTAATGATTTGCGTGCCATCAGCGTTCATCTGTGTATAGTGCTCGCCATCAGGCATGGGAATTACCCCCTGGATATTTTCCGGGCGGAAACGTCCGGAGGTGATGTCTTTTAAATTGAGTGCCTTTTGTCCTTGTGCCATTCCGGTCAGACAGAGAAGGCAGAGTAATAAAGTGATGCTGATCTTTTTCATCTGCGTTGATAATCGGTTTCGTTTTTAATTCGTACTTGCAAAAATACGAATAAACTTAGATTCAACAAAACCTGGCCGACTTTTATGTAGATTTGACACGGTTCTTTCATTAAAAAAAGTGCATGAGATTCAAAAGAAGGCTTGTTTTATAGCGGAAAAATCGTTGACTTTGCCCACAGCGATGCTGAAGCACCGCTTGGGGTGTTTCTTTTTCATCGTTGTGAACGTTCCTCGTCCTGACGTATCCTTTCATTCGGCTTTGTCGGCGGCATGTCGGGGAAACAGGCGTCGGCTGCCGGCAGCATGCGCCGGGATGTCGCTCACGGAGAGGAAAGATGCGCTGTTGTTCGTGTGCTCCGGACTGAGGGGCGAGATTTCTTTCCTGTTTCTTCCCGATTTTAAGGGCCGATACGGGTGGAAACGGGTTTCGAGGCGTTGCCCTGCGGGGCGGAGCGGCAAGATACGGCGTTTCCACGTTGTTTTCCCGGTGAAACAAGCTGGAGGGCGCTGTTTTTAGCCTGTTTCCGTCCGAAAAGAAGCAGGAAACCTTGTTTCCTGTTGCTTTCATGGGCGGATATAACCATCATCGGCCGATTACCGCTCCTTTTTGAACGAATTTGCACAAGATACCGTGTTTTTTCTTTGCCCGAGCAGCAGGCGGGGCTTGTGAAGGGCGATTCCGGCTTGTCTGACTGCCGGGCGAGGCTGGAAACCGTGTTTCTTGCCCGGTTTGCCTTGGGGGGAAGGGCGCGACGGGCGTTTTGTTGAAACCTAACCGACCGATATGATAAAATGAAGAACATGAGGGTGTGTCAAAATTCCCTTTTTGAGGAAATTCCCCCTGCTATAGCTATCTGTGGCAGGGGTAAATCTTTATATTCAGGCATTATGACACACCCTCAAGGGTATGATGACCCTGTTTTTAAGTTAAATGGAAAGAGCCGTGTAGATTTGATAAGGATTATAGGGTGAGATTCAATATCTTTTGAACCGTGCATTATTCACAGCAGATGTCTGCATAGTTCCCCCTGCTTCGTATCGTTATAAAGATTGACGGAGGTACGCCAGTATCTCTGTTTCCTGTTGCGGGTGAAACCATTTTATCTCTTTATCTCTTTTGAACCAGGTCATCTGTTTACGTGAATAAATACGGGAGTTCTGCTTGATTTTATCTATAGCAAAGGGGAGTTCCCATTCTCCATCCAGATATTTGAATAGTTCTTTATAACCTACCGTATTTAGTGAATTGAGATGGCGATAGGGAAGTACAGAGCGTACTTCTTCCAACAATCCTTCCTCCATCATCTGGTCTACCCGACGGTTGATACGGTCGTAAAGTTCTTCCCGATCACGAGTCAGACCGATTTTCAGGATACGGAAAGGACGCTGTTTTTTTTGTTGGGTGCGAAAAGAAGTATAAGTGCGTCCAGTCATATAGCAAATCTCCAGTGCATGAATTACCCGCTTGGGATTCTTTAGATCTACAATCCGGTAATATTCCGGATCTAACAGACGAAGTTCGGCGCAGAGTTGTTCAAGGCCCTCCTCCTCATACTTTTGTAACATAAGTTGACGGGTTTCCGTATCAACGGTAGGAATGTCGTCAATCCCCTTACAGATTGCGTCTACGTACATCATTGATCCACCTGTGAGAATCACGACTTCGTGTTGCGTGAATAATTTCTCCAGAATATCCAGTGCTTCTGTTTCGTATTGAGCAGCGCTGTAATAGTCTGTAAGGTGGAGCGTACCGACCAGTTGATGTGGAACACGTTGGAGTTGGTCGGGAGTAGGAGCTGCCGTACCTATTTTTAATTCGGCATAAAGCTGTCTCGAATCGGCAGATACAATGCTTGTCTGAAATGTTTCTGCCAAGCGTAGACTCAACTCCGTTTTTCCTACGCCTGTGGGACCTATAAGAACAATGAGAGTCGGCATAGATTTTTAAGTATTAAGTGTAGAAGTATTCACTCTTAAAGCATGCTGTACTAAAAAATATTAGGTATTAACTGCCTGACACTGCATAGCAATTAATACCTAATACTTGACACTTAATGCTTAAAATTTTTCTTCGTCGTATGGGTTGCCGGTGTCACCACCTATGTCAAATCCTTCCTGATCGAAGTCTTCCATGTCGAAGTCTTGGTCTCCGTAGAAATTTTCGTCCAAATCAAGAGAACCTCCGGTAGCGGTCATTTCTTCAAAATCTATCGTTTGCTTGGGAGCATCTCCGGTTTTCTTGGTACATTTGGCACCATTCATATCTTTTCCGGTGATAATCTCGGATAGTTCGATGAAGAAACAACGTTCTGTCATGTAATCGAATATATATAACAGTTTTTGTTTTTCATCTTCTACCAGTTCGCTGATCGTAGTCTCTTTCATCACCCAGCTATCCATTTCCGGATTGTCGTCCATTTCCTCCAGAGTTACCTCTTTTTCTTTTTCCCAATCATCATCGCAAATAAAGAAAGAAGTCATCTGGTCGTTTGCATACCCCACTGATTTCAGAATTGCTTCATGGAAGTCATAAAAAGTTGCTTCCGGATCAATTTGTATTTCTCTGACAAAATCGTCAACTTCATCAGATATGATAGTAAATCTGTATATCATAATATGACTATTTTGAACTGTTTATTTAATTATACCACGTTCTGAATTACGGATGAAATTGACGATATAGTCAATTTCCGGACTTTTCTCGAATTCATCTTCTATTTTCTTCAATGCTTCTGTCGTGTTCAAACCACTTTGGTAAATGATACGGTAGGCATTGTGGATACTTTCAATCACTTCATTGGCGAAACCACGACGACGCAGACCGATGATATTGATTCCGCTGAAAGCAATCGGTTCGCGTCCTGCGATGATGTAGGGAGGAATATCTTTACTGAAGCGGCATCCGCCCTGAATCATAACATGACTACCTACATGACAGAATTGGTGCATCAATACACTAGCGCTGACAATCGCATTATCATCAATGACGATTTCACCTGCCATCTTGGTAGAGTTACCGATGATACATCCGTTGCCAACCAACGCATCGTGTGCAACGTGTACACCTTCCATCAGTAAATTGTTATTTCCTACAATCGTACGCCCTTTAGCTGCTGTACCACGGTTGATTGTCACATTTTCACGAATCAGATTATTATCTCCGATTTCGGCTGTTGATTCTTCACCGCGAAACTTGAGATCCTGTGGCACAGCTCCAATAACGGCGCCCGGAAAAATGGTGTTTCCGTTACCAATACGTGAACCGTATAAAATATTGGCATTAGCCATAATTTTGTTATTGTCACCGATAACTACGTTCTTATCTATAAATACAAAAGGCGCAATTTCTACATTTTTCCCAATTTTAGCCTCGGGATGAATATACGCTAAAGGACTTATCATGCTTTTAAATATCAATTATTACTTATTTTTTACTATTTGTGCCATGAACTCAGCTTCACAAACAACTTTCTCACCGACAAATGCATATCCTTTCATGGTAGAAATGCCACGGCGGATAGGTGCCAGCAGTTCTACGCGAAAGATGATTGTATCTCCCGGTACTACCTTTTGACGAAATTTCACTCCATCTATTTTCATGAAGTAGGTAGAATAACGTTCTGGATCATCTACAGAGTTTAATACAAGCAAACCTCCGACTTGTGCCATTGCTTCCACTTGAAGTACTCCCGGCATAACAGGTTCCTGTGGAAAATGTCCCTGAAAGAAAGGTTCGTTAACTGTGATATTTTTGATACCCACAATGTAGTTGGCACCAATTTCAATTACTTTGTCAACCAGCTGGAAAGGATATCGGTGCGGCAATAATTCACGGATACGGTTTACATCCATTATCGGCTCACGGTTACAGTCGTAACTCGGTGCCTGTATTTCATGAAGACGGATTTCTTTCCGCATTTGACGGGCAAATTTATTGTTGATGGTGTGTCCGGGACGGGTAGCGATGATACGGCCTTTAATCGGTTTGCCAATTAAAGCGAGGTCGCCGATGACATCCAGCAATTTGTGACGGGCACATTCATTGGGCCAAACCAACGGTTTGTGATTAATGTAACCCAGTTGATTGGCATCCATGTGAGGTACTCCCATTACATCGGCCAACTTGTCGAAACTTTCCTGCGACATCTTACGCTCGTAAATAACGATTGCATTGTCCAGATCACCACCTTTAATCAATCCGGCGGAGAGTAGTGGCTCTATTTCGCGAACAAAGACGAAAGTACGGCTGGCAGCCACTTCGTCTTTGAATTTATGCATATCTTCAAGTGTAGCAAACTGATTCGGAATAATGGTTGAATCGTAAGAAACCAGTACATTCAGACTGAAATTTTCGTCAGGCAATACAATGATAGAAGAACCTGTCGTTTCGTCCCGGAACTCGATTTTAGACTTGATAATATAAAAGTCTTTGACGGCATTTTGTTCTACTGTTCCTACACGTTCTATCTCTTGTACATAATATTGTGCACTACCATCTAATATAGGAAATTCCGGTCCGTTAACCTGGATAAGGCAGTTGTCAATGCCCAATGCGTAGAGGGCTGCCATACTATGTTCAACAGTGCTTACTTTGACTCCATTCTTCGACAGTACAGTGCCACGAGTGGTTTCTGTCACATTGTCGGCTACTGCATCGATAGTGGGTTGTCCTTCTACGTCAATACGTTGGATCTTATATCCATGATTTTCCGGAGCAGGATTGAATGTTACAGTGAGATCAAGTCCAGTGTGAAGACCTTTCCCGCTCAGTGAAAAGCTATCTTTCAGCGTTTTTTGTTTCAGCATTGGTTACTTATTTAATAGTTGTTTTAATTCTTCTACTTCTTTGCGTAGATTGCGCAATTCTTTTTGCATATCCGGCAGGCTTCTTTGTACAATGGAGGCCTTGAAGTATTGCTTCAGCTCCATAGGAGGAGTTCCGATAAGCTGGCTGCCGGATTTGATATCTCCGGGCACACCTGATTGTGCACCTAAACCAACTTTGTCTCCTATTTTGGAATGTCCGGCAATACCTACCTGACCGCCGAACATACACCATTCGCCGACTTTCGTAGAACCGGCAATGCCCACTTGAGCAGCCATTACGGTGTGTGATCCTATCTCGTCGTTATGGGCTATTTGTACCAGATTATCTATTTTTACACCACTATGTATTACCGTGGCTCCCATGGTAGCGCGGTCTATACAAGTGTTGGCACCTATATCTACTTTATCTTCCAGGATAACAATTCCAATTTGCGGAATTTTATCGTATCCGTTCGGAGTGGGAGCAAAGCCAAATCCGTCAGCTCCGATCACTGCACCTGAATGCAGGATACATTCATTGCCTATGCGGCAATCATGATAAACATTTACATTGGAGTAAAGCAAGCAATCGTTGCCTATCTTCACACCGTCTCCCACAAAAGTGTGTGGATAAATTTGGGTATTATCTCCGATCACGGTATTCTCACCGATATAGGCGAAAGCGCCAATATATACATTTTCACCTATTTGGGCACTGGGTGCAACGAAAGCTAATGAATCTATACCTTGTTTCTTAGGTTTGCTCATCTCATAAAGATTGAGCAATTTAGCCAGACTTTCATATGCATTGTCTACTTTGATCAGAGTAGCTTTTATTTCATGCTCGGGAGTGAAGTCCTTGTTCACCAAGACAATGCTTGATTGTGTTTCGTAGATGTAAGGTGTATATTTGGGATTCGACAGGAAAGAAATTGCTCCGGGCATTCCCTCTTCAATTTTAGCGAATGTGTGTACCGTAGCGTTTTCGTCTCCAATGATTTCCCCTTGGATAAATGCTGCAATTTGCTTAGCCGAGAACTCCATGTCTTTATTTTAAAATTTAATTAGTTCGCAAATAACGGATTTTTTTTTCAGATTTCCGTGTTATTGCATGAATATTTTATACTTATCTGTGTAATCTCTGATAGCAGAGATAGTATTTCTTTACCTTTTTGGACAATAATGAGATGTTCAGCATGTCCGATGCTTCGGCAATATTTTTGATAGTGCCGTCTTTATAGATAATGTCAATACTGTCATCTGCCGGGTTATACATATTCTTTTCGATGCTGGGGGTAGAGACAAAATAGTTCGCTTCGGAAAGGGTTATGCCTAATTGCTGGCTGATGTGCAAAGTTAATTCTTTTTTTCTGTCCTCACTAATCGGTTCCGACGAAATTTCTACTTTAAAGATATTTCGGTTTATCATTCCCGTGCTTAAAGTAGAAAGTACTTTATCCGTGTGGGTACTCCATACCTTCAAGGCTGTCCATATATCGTTGTCGTCCAGCTGGATAAAATTCTCCAGACAGTCGGGGTTATGATAGAATTCCGTAGGATGGATATCATTGTAGAGGAAAAAACGCAATGCTGGTGATGCAAACAACTCTACTCCTTGTGATGCCAGTTCTTTAGCACGTAGTAGGGTACTGATCAGCATCTTTTCGTATGCGACGGACGTCTTATGCAGATATACTTGCCAGTACATCAGGCGACGTGCCGTAAGGAAATTCTCGATAGAGTAAATACCTTTGGATTCGATAACCAGACGGTCATCCGCTACGTCAAGCATTTTGATGATTCGTGCAGAACCGATATTTCCCTCTGTCACGCCTGTGTAAAAGCTGTCGCGGCGAAGATAATCCAGCCTGTCCATATCCAGCTGGCCGCTTACAAGTTGATGGAGAAAGCGTTTGGGGTATTCGTCTTTGAAGATTTGAATGGCAAGATTAAGTTGACCGTTCATCTCTTTATTCATCCGTTCCATCAGCATGAGAGAAATCTCTTCGTGCGAGACTCCTTTTACTATAGTGTCCTCCAGTACATGAGAGAAAGGACCGTGTCCTATATCATGCAACAGGATGGCAGCCTGCACGGCTTCCGCTTCACTGTCAAAGATAAAATTGCCTTTGGAGGCCAGTTGGGTAATAGCTTCACTCATCAGGTGAAAAGCGCCTAAAGAGTGTTGGAAGCGGGTGTGTTGCGCACCGGGATATACAACTGATGATAATCCTACTTGCTTGATGCGGGTAAGACGCTGCAAAAGGGGATGCCGTACTATATCGTACAGTAACCCCTTTGGAATGTTGATGAACCCGAATACGGGGTCGTTGATTATTTTTCTTTCGTAAGGCATTCGTATTCTTTAGAGATTCTTTTTCTCTTTTCAGAGAATAGCTTTGAGTTGTTCGGCCATTTGCATCTGTATTTCTTGTGCGGCGGTGCGGGCAGCTTCTGCAAATTTCTCTGTTTTATCTACGTAGATGATACCGCGGGAAGAATTAACAATCAATCCGCATGTACTGTTCATTCCGTATTTACAAACTTCTTCGAGTGAACCGCCTTGTGCTCCTACACCTGGTACAAGAAGGAAATGGTTCGGTACAATCTGGCGGATCTCCTCAAAAGCGCGTCCTTGAGTGGCACCTACCACATACATCATGCAGTTGTCGCCAGCCCATTCTTGTGATTTACGTAATACCTTCTCGAACAGACGTTCGCCGTTTACATCTTCTGTCAATTGGAAATCATGAGAACCTTTGTTGGAAGTCAATGCCAGTAGGATCACCCATTTACCTTCATAGGCAAGAAACGGGGTAACGCTGTCTTCGCCCATGTAAGGGGCTACTGTGACAGAGTCGATATCAAGCTCTTCAAAGAATGTACGGGCATACATTGCAGAAGTATTTCCGATGTCACCACGCTTTGCGTCAGCAATGATGAATTGATCCGGATAGTTCTCCTTGATGTACTTCACAGTCTTTTCAAATGCGATCCACCCTTTTACGCCCATGCTTTCATAAAAAGCCAGATTGGGTTTATAGGCGATGCACAAATCTGCCGTTGCATCGATGATGGCTTTGTTGAATGCAAAGATCGGATCTTCTTCTTTCAACAGATGGTCCGGGATTTTCTTGATGTCAGTATCAAGTCCTACACAGAGGAATGATTTTTTGCGCTTTATGTTTTCAAATAATTGTTGCTTATCCATCTTATTCTTTACTATTATACAATTTATGATTGACTATTTCTAAGAAATCATTCTCGACATCAGTTCTACACTTTCCTAAAGTTCGCTTTCTTTCAAGCGTTCCGCATTTTCGGCTACGATCAGGTGATCGATACAGTCTTGAATATCCCCGTCCATGAATGCGGCAAGATTATAAATCGTGTAATTGATGCGATGGTCGGTGATTCGTCCCTGCGGATAGTTGTAAGTACGGATTTTGGCAGAGCGGTCTCCGGTCGATACCATTGTCTTACGTTTGGAGGCAATATCATCGATGTATTTTTGATGTTCTTTGTCATAGATGAATGTACGGAGACGGGCCAGAGCACGTTCTTTATTTTTCGGTTGGTCACGTGTTTCGGTACATTCAATGAGTATCTCTTCGGCAATGCCTGTATTAGGGTTTTTCCAGATATAACGCAGACGTACTCCGGATTCTACCTTATTTACATTCTGTCCGCCGGCACCACCACTTCGGAATGTATCCCATTTGATTTCCCCTTCATTGATGACTACATCGAACTCTTCTGCTTCGGGAAGTACCGCCACTGATGCGGCAGAAGTATGAACACGTCCTTGTGTTTCGGTAGCAGGAACACGCTGTACGCGGTGTACTCCCGATTCATATTTTAAAATTCCGTATACATGATCGCCCGTGATGCTACAAACAACTTCTTTGAATCCACCGGCTGTTCCCTCGTTCGCGTTGGAGACCTCCATCTTCCAGCCTTTAGTTTCACAGAATTTGGCATACATACGAAAGAGGTCACCGGCAAAGATAGCTGCTTCGTCTCCTCCTGCACCGCCACGGATTTCGAGAATTGCGTTCTTACTGTCTTGCGGATCGGCAGGAACAAGCATCAGTTTGATTTCTTCTTCCAACACCGAGAGTCGCTCTTGGCTATTGTCCATTTCTTCTTTCGCCATTTCTCGCATTTCAGCATCCGATTCATTGGCAAGGATCTTTTTAGCTTCTTCAATATTACCCAGTATTTGGATATATTCTTTCCTTGCTTTCATCAAGTCGTCTAATTCCTTATATTCCTTAGTCAACTTGACATAACGTTTCTGATCGGCAATCACTGCAGGATCTGTGATAAGGGTGGATATTTCCTCAAAACGGGCTACGAGTCCGTTTAATTTTTCGAGTATGGTACTATTATCTGCCATTCTTTAAT contains these protein-coding regions:
- a CDS encoding HD domain-containing protein, producing the protein MPYERKIINDPVFGFINIPKGLLYDIVRHPLLQRLTRIKQVGLSSVVYPGAQHTRFQHSLGAFHLMSEAITQLASKGNFIFDSEAEAVQAAILLHDIGHGPFSHVLEDTIVKGVSHEEISLMLMERMNKEMNGQLNLAIQIFKDEYPKRFLHQLVSGQLDMDRLDYLRRDSFYTGVTEGNIGSARIIKMLDVADDRLVIESKGIYSIENFLTARRLMYWQVYLHKTSVAYEKMLISTLLRAKELASQGVELFASPALRFFLYNDIHPTEFYHNPDCLENFIQLDDNDIWTALKVWSTHTDKVLSTLSTGMINRNIFKVEISSEPISEDRKKELTLHISQQLGITLSEANYFVSTPSIEKNMYNPADDSIDIIYKDGTIKNIAEASDMLNISLLSKKVKKYYLCYQRLHR
- the pyrF gene encoding orotidine-5'-phosphate decarboxylase, which produces MDKQQLFENIKRKKSFLCVGLDTDIKKIPDHLLKEEDPIFAFNKAIIDATADLCIAYKPNLAFYESMGVKGWIAFEKTVKYIKENYPDQFIIADAKRGDIGNTSAMYARTFFEELDIDSVTVAPYMGEDSVTPFLAYEGKWVILLALTSNKGSHDFQLTEDVNGERLFEKVLRKSQEWAGDNCMMYVVGATQGRAFEEIRQIVPNHFLLVPGVGAQGGSLEEVCKYGMNSTCGLIVNSSRGIIYVDKTEKFAEAARTAAQEIQMQMAEQLKAIL
- the prfA gene encoding peptide chain release factor 1, with protein sequence MADNSTILEKLNGLVARFEEISTLITDPAVIADQKRYVKLTKEYKELDDLMKARKEYIQILGNIEEAKKILANESDAEMREMAKEEMDNSQERLSVLEEEIKLMLVPADPQDSKNAILEIRGGAGGDEAAIFAGDLFRMYAKFCETKGWKMEVSNANEGTAGGFKEVVCSITGDHVYGILKYESGVHRVQRVPATETQGRVHTSAASVAVLPEAEEFDVVINEGEIKWDTFRSGGAGGQNVNKVESGVRLRYIWKNPNTGIAEEILIECTETRDQPKNKERALARLRTFIYDKEHQKYIDDIASKRKTMVSTGDRSAKIRTYNYPQGRITDHRINYTIYNLAAFMDGDIQDCIDHLIVAENAERLKESEL